A single Anopheles funestus chromosome 2RL, idAnoFuneDA-416_04, whole genome shotgun sequence DNA region contains:
- the LOC125765926 gene encoding A-kinase anchor protein 1, mitochondrial: MIAGRPLLFLSLPSLALIVGLVWYRRKFKPDAGDRGGEKSKECESTITSRGVSAAELEPDMRQSSSLPIQQSANSSNGAENWENCSGSGHSSAGSSRSAPIDIVPNKSPSKGDDTNDLLGRLNLVEHDNEEFSFSPSIDLPGSVVSRYPTNLRKFNQMMEPTKEPVVIRPTKAASLQSGHFRMSDENGNASPESSPPQKHNTPQQQTQGNESDRVNGNSVTECNDTMNGDTFDRKTETFDERNEQTGSPPLSICSVRSEDSGKGSSPPHSVGPSASMYEFLVPAFLVAGVLGKDGSFVKHIKKKTGANVIIKRNPDTHVSKICTLDGTQQEIQDALRVIRDKFPLKRFPTLTLQRIEISRVETVIPISLMNDTCSSLPLVEGINNDVAISCIINVGHLFVHQPLHPTHLTLNSMQNSLNQSYTANEAPVLPEIIPNAVCVAFVAENWYRAQVVQHIPESNLVLVKYLDYGGFSMLPPLNLRQIRTDFISVPFQSIECVLSNIQPIDDSWSVEATEQFRRLTNNAIMQAQVAGYTEEGVPEIYLFSSIAKDNVIFINQEMVARGYARWID; this comes from the exons atgatTGCTGGTCGTCCACTGCTCTTTCTATCGCTGCCAAGTCTAGCGCTAATTGTGGGACTGGTTTGGTACCGTCGCAAATTCAAGCCGGACGCAGGTGATCGTGGCggagaaaaaagcaaagaatgtGAAAGTACGATCACGTCGCGCGGTGTCAGTGCAGCGGAGCTCGAGCCGGACATGCGACAGAGTTCTTCACTGCCGATACAACAGTCGGCTAACAGCAGCAATGGGGCGGAAAACTGGGAAAACTGTTCGGGTTCGGGCCATTCGTCGGCCGGTTCGTCGCGTTCGGCCCCGATAGACATCGTGCCGAACAAGAGTCCCTCCAAGGGCGACGACACAAACGACCTGTTGGGTCGTTTGAACCTGGTAGAGCATGATAATGAGGAGTTCAGCTTCAGCCCGTCGATTGACTTACCCGGCTCGGTCGTTTCACGCTATCCGACCAACCTGAGAAAATTCAACCAAATGATGGAACCGACGAAGGAACCGGTCGTGATACGTCCGACCAAGGCGGCATCACTGCAGAGCGGACACTTCCGGATGTCGGATGAAAATGGTAACGCCAGTCCGGAATCTTCCCCGCCGCAGAAACATAACACACCACAGCAGCAAACACAAGGCAATGAGAGTGACCGGGTGAACGGTAACAGCGTGACGGAATGTAACGATACGATGAACGGTGATACCTTTGACCGGAAAACGGAAACGTTTGATGAACGTAACGAACAAACCGGTAGCCCTCCGCTCAGCATTTGTAGCGTGCGCTCCGAAGACTCGGGCAAGGGCTCCAGCCCACCGCACTCGGTTGGACCTTCGGCGTCCATGTACGAGTTCCTGGTGCCCGCCTTTCTCGTGGCCGGCGTGCTTGGCAAGGATGGTTCGTTTGTGAAGCACATCAAAAAGAAGACCGGTGCCAACGTGATCATCAAGCGCAATCCGGATACACACGTTAGCAAAATTTGCACACTGGACGGTACGCAGCAGGAAATTCAGGACGCGCTGAGAGTGATCCGGGATAAGTTCCCCCTGAAACGGTTTCCCACCCTTACGCTGCAGCGCATTGAAATTAGCCGCGTCGAGACGGTAATACCGATATCGTTGATGAATGACACGTGCTCAAGc cTGCCGCTGGTCGAGGGTATCAACAATGACGTCGCCATTAGTTGCATCATAAACGTTGGCCATCTGTTTGTGCACCAACCGCTCCATCCAACCCACCTGACGCTTAACAGTATGCAGAACTCTCTTAATCAAAGTTACACCGCCAACGAGGCTCCCGTACTGCCAGAGATCATACCGAACGCGGTCTGTGTGGCGTTCGTCGCCGAAAACTGGTATCGGGCGCAGGTCGTACAGCACATCCCGGAAAGCAATTTGGTTTTAGTGAAATATCTGGACTACGGTGGTTTCTCAATGCTGCCCCCACTAAACCTACGTCAAATCCGAACAGATTTCATCTCCGTACCGTTCCAATCGATAGAATGTGTACTGTCCAACATTCAGCCGATTG ATGATAGCTGGTCTGTGGAAGCCACCGAACAGTTCCGTAGGTTAACAAATAATGCTATCATGCAAGCACAAGTAGCGGGATATACTGAGGAGGGTGTTCCCGAAATTTACCTATTTTCTTCAATAGCAAAAGAT AATGTAATTTTCATTAATCAAGAAATGGTTGCTCGCGGCTACGCTAGATGGATTGACTGA
- the LOC125765990 gene encoding LSM12 homolog A — protein sequence MAGLVQDCFSIGSTVECTTCYNANIEGEVLAFDQQTKMLILKCPSASKSAKLNDVYIVNLAMCSDVQVKKEVCIVPEQPLSLNLERLSTRARNQVEQKRLQLTALSAGVSPEGQNLYMAIARTIKQVTWSGPNIVVCKDVTITPPYKVDNVNSSDQRQLSYVKKIVEKHENDQANINQSTSAADIAAN from the exons ATGGCTGGCCTGGTCCAGGACTGTTTCTCTATCGGCAGCACGGTAGAGTGTACGACGTGCTACAATGCCAACATCGAGGGCGAGGTGTTGGCGTTCGATCAGCAAACGAAAATGCTCATACTAA AATGCCCTTCGGCGAGTAAATCCGCAAAACTGAACGACGTCTACATCGTCAATCTAGCAATGTGCAGCGATGTTCAGGTGAAAAAGGAAGTCTGCATAGTTCCGGAGCAACCGCTGTCGTTAAATCTGGAACGC TTGAGCACCCGCGCCAGGAATCAGGTGGAACAGAAACGACTCCAGCTAACTGCGCTTTCTGCCGGCGTCAGTCCCGAAGGTCAGAACCTTTACATGGCTATCGCACGCACTATCAAACAG GTCACCTGGTCCGGTCCAAATATTGTGGTCTGCAAAGACGTAACGATAACACCTCCATACAAAGTAGACAACGTGAACAGTTCCGACCAGCGACAGCTGAGCTACGTGAAGAAGATC GTGGAAAAACACGAAAACGATCAAGCCAACATAAATCAAAGCACATCGGCGGCAGACATTGCTGCGAATTGA
- the LOC125765972 gene encoding uncharacterized protein LOC125765972, translating to MRISYTLWTVGVLCAVLNYSSARKLENIASNIIPGSNALGQQKQNVVDTYEDVSGSENQQDVGSEALPESTETNEIEDEVASPEVINEVLEESNVVPQESVSEANVVNMDDSSLINRYCRCTAYECNCCRDIDVPLFPVKGPGCAVIQYLDGDRMSVGVKFADRMIVNRVISARRATPVCLPLPGGYNRFCGRVYGISRKANEGFKACLGLELRADDEVEAVLRVSCFKFGPRGLSVMDAEPLPPVDDIDVGDEDDEDEEDEAEELFGFSLDDDDDEDDDDEEDDDDDGGADSVQENETDQGDSPDYTGFSFLDRDLMGSIFGVKKFW from the exons ATGAGAATTTCTTACACACTTTGGACGGTGGGCGTACTGTGCGCGGTGCTAAACTATTCTTCGGCGAGAAAGCTTGAAA ACATTGCTTCCAATATAATTCCGGGCAGTAATGCTTTGGGTCAGCAGAAGCAGAACGTAGTCGATACGTATGAGGATGTATCGGGCTCGGAAAATCAGCAGGATGTTGGAAGCGAAGCACTCCCGGAAAGtaccgaaacgaacgaaatagAGGATGAAGTGGCCAGCCCGGAAGTGATAAACGAGGTGCTGGAAGAATCTAACGTTGTACCGCAGGAATCGGTGAGCGAAGCGAACGTGGTCAATATGGATGATTCGAGTTTAATCAATCGATACTGCCGGTGTACGGCGTACGAATGCAACTGTTGCCGCGATATTGATGTGCCACTGTTCCCGGTCAAAGGTCCGGGATGTGCCGTAATACAGTATCTCGATGGTGATCGTATGTCGGTTGGTGTGAAGTTTGCCGATCGTATGATCGTAAATCGTGTAATTTCGG CACGAAGAGCGACACCGGTCTGCTTGCCACTACCCGGTGGATATAATCGATTCTGCGGACGTGTCTATGGCATCTCGCGCAAAGCGAACGAAGGCTTCAAAGCTTGTCTCGGTCTGGAGCTGCGAGCAGACGATGAGGTAGAAGCGGTGCTGCGAGTGTCCTGTTTCAAGTTTGGTCCACGTGGACTGTCCGTGATGGATGCGGAACCGCTCCCGCCGGTTGATGATATCGATGTAGGCGACGAAGACGATGAGGACGAGGAAGATGAAGCGGAGGAGTTGTTTGGATTTTCGCTCG acgatgacgacgacgaggatgatgatgatgaggaagatgacgatgatgacggtggTGCCGATAGCGTGCAAGAGAACGAAACCGATCAGGGCGATTCACCCGACTATACCGGGTTTAGCTTTCTCGATCGTGACCTAATGGGAAGCATATTTGGGGTGAAAAAGTTCTGGTAA